From the Cucumis sativus cultivar 9930 chromosome 5, Cucumber_9930_V3, whole genome shotgun sequence genome, the window TCTTTCCCTCCGCTTGGGGAACACAATCCTTCATCCTtttctcatttcattttgcCAAGGTTGGATTGTGACGTAAGACTTGTGTTAACGAGTTTGATGAATTATCCGAATGAAATTTGTGGgaagtttaataattttttaagtttcgCGTTTTGGTATTTGCACTATCCACTTTTAATTTCAGGCATTCTACTAAAAAACTTCCCGTTGCTAAATATCCATATGgtactttcaattttcatttttagttgcCAAAAGTCTTAGTAACTCTCAATTTTAGtactttgattttcatttttctttactcttaaattttaggaaaaacaGCAAAAACCACTCTTGATCTTTAGGGGTTGTGATAAATCActgacaaaatttaaaattgcaGTTTGAACAATGAATTTGTAGGACGAagttcttaaatattttgaaatttacacccttcttttgaagaataaaaatggttaCCATTAAGTTCGTGAACTATAGAACTGTTGCAATTAACCTtgtatttcaacttttaatatAACTATTGAATTGActtaagtaataaaaataatttaagatgTGTTTTTGTTTGGAAACGGTAGTAGATTATAGTTATATTTAATTCCAACAAATTCGGATCGTATAGATGTTTAAAAGGAGAGCCATATttacaaaaccaaaatctACAAAACAATCGACGGTAGAAAAATCTTGGTGTCCTTGCTCGTGTCCCACCCAATCCATGATGATAAACTGGTTTGAATCAAGCTTCTTATTTCTGTCATTTCCGTAGACCTTTCAAGAATCACTGAGAAGTTCTACCAGTAATAGTCTGGAGTATAACAAGTGACAAGTGTAGAATCTAGAATGAACTTCCAAAACACTCGAGACtcatcttcattcttcttctcttctcatttCTCTATAAATGTCTCCTTCATCTTCTCCATAACACCATATCAAAGAACCAAAAGCTAATTACAAATCTGAGTCTCTGACAATAGCCATGGCTTCAACTctttcctcttctccttcacTTCTGTTGTCCTTCAAACCCAGACCCCTCAAGAAAATCCCTCCGCCACGAGTCACGGTCCTGCCTTTGAGGGTGAGAGCTGAGGCTGGAGCCAGCAGCGGCAACAGCAAAGATACATCTTTGGAGGTTCATGTCAATCCAAGTAGCCAGGGCCAGGGAACGTCCGTGGAAAGACGGCCGGGGTCCAAGCGGCTAGCCCTGGACATTTCACCTTATGGTaagttcttttaattttaatatcgAGGAACGGCtctaaatataacaattaaagtATTAATAGATTTAgtccaatataaaaaaaaaaaaaaaacttacgaGCTCAGCAAACTTCAGATACAACACTAGATCGCTAATAGGAGTCATAGGTTTATCTTGCCATATTTAcccttcttttaaaaatgttgctcGCCTCATAAGTCATTCCCGTTTATGAGAATGTTAGGTGAAGTGAGATTCAATTACCGTTTTGCAGGAATTCTAGACCCTCTGTCTCCAATGAGGACGATGAGGCAAATGCTGGAGACAGTGGACAGGTTATTCGATGACGCAGTAATGATGACGCCAGGATTGAGATGGAACAGGGGTGGGGTCCGAGCTCCTTGGGACATTGAAGAGCACGAAAACGAAATCAGGATGCGCTTTGACATGCCTGGCCTCTCCAAGGAATATGTCAAGGTTTCTGTTGAAGACAATTTTTTGATTATAAAAGGCGGCCATGAGGCTGAGACCTCCAACACCAGCAGCAATGATGACGGCTGGTCCACAAGGAATGCCTCTGCCTACCACACCCGCCTCCAACTTCCTGATGGCGTTGACAAAGACAACATCAAGGCTCAGCTTACCAATGGCGTTCTTTACATTACACTTCCCAAAATCAAAGTCCAACGCAAGGTCATGGATATAGAGATCCAGTAACTAACtgtttgaaattcaaaatcccAGCGctagtttttggtttttttttgtgagaTTCCTACTTTTAGCTCTCTTCAATctgatatgtatatatacatatattattcaataatGGCAAATTATGTCTCTCTTAACTGCTCTGACTGTTGCTGAATTTGTTCTACAAATCCAACATCACAAGGACTGTTTAGTGGAAAGAAAACTTGACCTTTACAAGTATACACATTCATTGGATGTTTCAGTTACTCTAGGCTTCATTTCCTTCGGGAATGGCTGCCAGTGCTGGCTTCCAAGTTGAAGAAGATTCAAGATTACTATACAACGTGGTGTGCTGAAGCTGGTGCATAATTAGGTCTTCAATTGACACTTGTTTGGCCAGTAAGTGTTGCAgttctttctttgttaaaaCGATTCTGACTCTCCTTGTGCTTCTGCTTTTGTGCGAATCTTGGATGAAGGAATGAGGTGGAGGAAGGGCCGTGGGTTGGGGAGAAGGAAGCATGTAATAAACTTGACCCATCTTCAACTCGAATTCGGGAGACAGATGGTGATGGTGAGAGACATCCTGTGAGGATCCAATCACAAAGCCAGTGAAATTGACCAACACATCTTTAACTAGAGTTGGCGTGGTGAACTCCAACACCTTCCCGTCTGACTTAACAATCTTCAAAGCTTCCCCGTGATTCTGCTTGTGCGCTGCGTCAACTTTAAGACAACAAGGGAATTTGATTGTGTAGGAAACACAGCAGGAGTTGCCCATTTTGATTCCTTCAAGACTCGAATCAAGAGAGAGGCAGTTTTAGGCAAATTGTTTTAAACATCGGGGAGGAGCCGTAGGGAAAGTATCATTCTCATCCTCATGCTCATGCATGAAcccatgaagaagaagatgaaagagGCAAATTCGGGTAGCCCTTCCTTCAGTTGGAAAACCAAAGTTACTGGGGTGCTAAATACATACAAATAGGAGAGCTTGAAATGGTCAACAAGCGTGcagaaagaaaaaggcatGGTGGGGGCAGCTTCGCCTTTCTGTTCCTGCTCCAACTCTCAACAACTAGGCGCCTACTGTTGTCCATATCTGACTTGGCTTATTCTGTACTTGGGATCTGTGGCCTATGGAATAAAGTCGAACACTTGGTGGGCACTCAACTCATACAGGGGAAACAGAGCTAACGAGTTgagaataattattaaaaaaaaaaaaaaggttgtgGTTGAGTTGGGGGGAAGAGGAGAGGTTAGCTCATAATTTGGTTccataaaaaagagaaaaaggcaGCTAAAAGAAATCGTTAAATGCAATGCTTAACGACAAAGTTTGGTTTGTGGAGTGGAAGTATGTATTATATGCATTAGATTTGTTTTGCTAACCCACTAAAAGAAACTAACAATCAAATACTCAAATTTATGCCACGAAACgttctttttttgttggataGTGTGATGGTGGTCATCAATCCATCTATCAGATTCTTTGATGTACATTATAAGCTCAATTGTCCGGACAATAATCttatattagaaaacaaatttcttctttgcCTTCCAATTTATCTCCTCTCAACTTCCTTACTTAAAAAGCATCTTCTTTGGCAGACAGTCAATTCccaaatttttattcatgAATACGTTCTTGGATAGGATACTGTGAATTTAGTGTAGATATTGTGGATTGGAGGCTTCTCTAtagatatacatatataactGATATTGTATCAATATCATGAAATGACTTAGTGGTGAGTTAATCTTCTAATCTTTTCCAAACTGATTTTGATGAATTTAAATGGTTTTTTGAATGAGTagaagttgtttttttcttccaatacatgtatgaaaatgagaaaataaaatatgatgtaTATTCTTAACAACTTCTATGTGtagcaaaataatttttagatatTTGGCAAATTGTGTCtttaatattgcaaatatagaaaagaaaaaaaaaggtagtCATCGCTCTCATTCTACCCATATATCCATTTTATCCACCTAACAAACTTAAAGGCGGAAtcccaatttttttctcttcattctcttcttctacgCGAGCTTGATCtcatctctttttctattctaCGCAATAATTGTTTTTCGCGGTCATTTTTTTGCATGCATGGTCTActcaatcttcattttctcccaagatttttcttctctttcgaCATTCTCTTTTGTATGAGCGCGAATATTAAAGGTTGGGGCAACATTCTGTAGttgatgataaaattttgCAACTATGTTTTAAGATTTCTGTTTATTTCATAGATTTTGGTTGAAGAATTGTTAGAATTAttgccttttattttcttcatggAATTTGGAACCACGACGgatttcaattgtttttaaaaattacgtTTCTATTTGGGTGTCTTTATAATGGACGGTAACTGGTTCGTGATCAGTTCATAATCGTATTGATGTAAGAACTTGGAAGGCATGGCTACATTTGGGCATGGTCTTGAAACTCGTTGAGGCAGAACATGGTGGTGACCAGACTTGCCGTAGCGATCAAACCGAGAAGAAGTATTGTTCTTCCTGAAGGACGGGGCGAAGAGGGACTCCAAAAACGGAAGTTGCTCGAGATGTGGTTGGGGTTTACTTCATATGTTTTCAAAGAAACTTAACATGGACGAATTTTATGTtgcattcaaaattaaaatgagtgacgtattaaaattaaatgagtGGCTCTTATTTTTCCCGTGAAGTTTGGAGTTTatatgttttgatatattgattttgttctactttttatgttgattttgttatgGCTTTATTGGCATGTCTTTCATagtatattgatatatttaccTAACAATATCAATTATAACATCCATAAGTAATCAAATAACTATCATTcacaatcaaataacaaactGATTACACAATAATAACAAGATAGTAATACGAAAAATCAATATCGTTAGACGTATCACttagataataattaaagaacaaTTACATGACAATTAAATTGGAGCTAGAGAGATTATTGAATTAGTTAATATTAGTAACTATGGTTGAAACTACATGCCACCGCAAAAGTAGGTCTAGCTAAATGAGGTAATGCATGCAACTATCGAGGGTTGTGTTTACttcaatgaagaaaaataatacattaaacCTTggtaaattgtaatttaactatGTGAAATTAATGGAAAAGCAAGCATGGCATACACATGTCAAGTGGACTCTAACATGGTTGTGTAAAATCAGGAGCAAACAAATTAACTTGACTAGAAGGTGAACTAAATAGGTCATGTCCAATCAACAATACttccaaatcaaattttgttcaagttcAAAAGTAACTCACGATGTCATAGACACTCAGTGAAAGCACAAGAAACTTATATTCTTAATCataaaatatgtaatattGTAGTTCATTTGACGAGGTTGATAGCAAAGCCAATTTAACAATAATTACACAGGTATAAGTAGAgataatattacaaataatgaaaataaagacATCAGAAAATGATTATGACCCCAACAAAATAGTTCATTTGGCTGGGATTGAATCTCCCAAGTCCCACCTACCTACCTTTCATAttgtttgaatatataaaaaagaagacttcaattagagaaaaataaaataaaatggattttactgtattttataaatagttttaacattttaacaattttgaattttgaaatttattttattttttttgtctttctgAGAACAAATAAAGGTTGGTTGAATTAAGTTGATAATCACATATTTGGAAATTAGGTCCCTTTACCTTATTCCCGCGCCTGTGGCTGTGGTATATTATCTTCTGTTACGACCTAACCCTAAGCCCTTCGTCATCCCGTCCGGTCGCTGCGAAGAAAGCAGAGAAGGATCCCCAAGTCATCAACTCCTCTTTCACCCCTTGCTGAGCCGCAGAGCCGTCATTATCGCTTTTCACTTTCTCGGTGCAGTTTACTTCTTCAGTTTCTCAATCTTTGGTATGTTGCTCTCGTTAGGCGTT encodes:
- the LOC101210285 gene encoding small heat shock protein, chloroplastic is translated as MASTLSSSPSLLLSFKPRPLKKIPPPRVTVLPLRVRAEAGASSGNSKDTSLEVHVNPSSQGQGTSVERRPGSKRLALDISPYGILDPLSPMRTMRQMLETVDRLFDDAVMMTPGLRWNRGGVRAPWDIEEHENEIRMRFDMPGLSKEYVKVSVEDNFLIIKGGHEAETSNTSSNDDGWSTRNASAYHTRLQLPDGVDKDNIKAQLTNGVLYITLPKIKVQRKVMDIEIQ
- the LOC105435418 gene encoding uncharacterized protein LOC105435418, producing the protein MGNSCCVSYTIKFPCCLKVDAAHKQNHGEALKIVKSDGKVLEFTTPTLVKDVLVNFTGFVIGSSQDVSHHHHLSPEFELKMGQVYYMLPSPQPTALPPPHSFIQDSHKSRSTRRVRIVLTKKELQHLLAKQVSIEDLIMHQLQHTTLYSNLESSSTWKPALAAIPEGNEA